The following coding sequences are from one Mus pahari chromosome X, PAHARI_EIJ_v1.1, whole genome shotgun sequence window:
- the LOC110313641 gene encoding ubiquitin-conjugating enzyme E2 D2-like, whose amino-acid sequence MAQTPLEAVALKRLQKEFLAISQDPPAQCSAGPVAENMFHWQATIMGPEDSPYQGGVFFLSIHFPYNYPFKPPKVSFTTRIYHPNIGKNGSICLDILNSKWSPALTISKVLLSICSLLCDPNPDDPLVPEIAKVYLKDLRQYERLAREWTERYAM is encoded by the coding sequence ATGGCTCAAACTCCTTTGGAGGCTGTGGCCCTTAAGCGCCTCCAGAAGGAGTTCCTTGCCATCTCTCAAGATCCCCCTGCTCAGTGTTCTGCAGGGCCAGTGGCGGAAAATATGTTTCATTGGCAAGCAACCATAATGGGGCCTGAAGACAGCCCCTACCAAGGAGGGGTTTTTTTCCTGTCCATCCACTTTCCGTACAATTACCCCTTCAAGCCCCCCAAAGTTTCGTTCACAACCCGGATTTACCATCCAAACATTGGCAAAAATGGAAGTATCTGTCTAGATATCTTGAATTCTAAGTGGTCACCTGCACTTACAATTTCCAAAGTTCTTCTGTCTATTTGCTCTCTGTTATGTGATCCAAACCCAGATGACCCTCTGGTTCCTGAAATTGCGAAGGTCTACCTCAAGGATTTAAGACAGTATGAGAGATTGGCTCGAGAGTGGACGGAGAGATATGCGATGTAA